The following are encoded together in the Sphingomonas insulae genome:
- a CDS encoding spore coat protein U domain-containing protein — MTGFRWVGMLGRLLAVAASTLAVPAMAAPVCAVTAKVATSSGPYSPAAVEAGKVPPIVSSGGLTCSSALLVLLGSNSIKATFASLNDLKLKGSAGDIVYTASADPNGTVPLTQNKTTEYMQNNVLNALGLLGSNNGTLPVNIKLASGVRPAPGRYTDTITMTWDWRICNGISALVCVGSYETPPSPVKSDVTVTLDVTPQDMTITLTSAATWDATNGTARPLAVPGSKGRTTLAVRNPDLVALDNASVALIYKVPARTSVILDGDGTTSSTVIGFTDGSPSAGVTLSYVPGSATDDVDFSADNGVSWTYSPVAGNRASEGAITQLRFRPKGAMKAGGAFSLSFPYLLR, encoded by the coding sequence ATGACAGGCTTTCGATGGGTGGGGATGCTCGGGCGCCTTCTGGCGGTTGCGGCGTCGACTTTGGCGGTGCCGGCGATGGCGGCCCCCGTATGTGCGGTCACAGCGAAAGTCGCGACATCGAGCGGCCCGTATTCCCCCGCTGCCGTCGAGGCCGGAAAGGTGCCGCCGATCGTCAGTTCCGGGGGGCTGACGTGCAGCAGCGCGCTGCTCGTCCTGCTCGGCAGCAATTCGATCAAGGCGACATTCGCCAGCCTGAACGATTTGAAGCTGAAGGGCAGTGCGGGCGATATCGTCTATACCGCGTCCGCCGATCCCAACGGGACCGTGCCGCTGACGCAGAACAAGACGACTGAATATATGCAAAACAATGTGCTCAACGCGCTGGGGCTGCTGGGGAGCAACAACGGTACGCTACCGGTCAATATAAAGCTGGCGAGCGGCGTGCGCCCGGCGCCGGGGCGCTATACCGACACGATCACGATGACGTGGGACTGGCGGATCTGCAACGGCATCTCGGCGCTGGTCTGCGTCGGCAGTTACGAGACACCGCCCAGCCCGGTGAAAAGCGACGTGACCGTCACGCTGGACGTTACCCCGCAGGACATGACGATCACGCTGACCTCCGCCGCCACATGGGACGCGACGAACGGAACGGCGCGGCCGCTGGCGGTTCCGGGCAGCAAGGGGCGGACGACGTTGGCGGTCCGCAATCCCGATCTGGTCGCGCTGGACAATGCATCGGTCGCCCTGATTTATAAGGTGCCGGCAAGGACCAGCGTCATCCTGGACGGCGATGGTACGACGTCATCGACCGTGATCGGCTTCACCGACGGATCGCCCTCGGCCGGGGTGACGCTCAGCTATGTTCCGGGCAGCGCGACCGACGACGTCGATTTTTCCGCCGACAATGGGGTTAGCTGGACCTATTCGCCGGTCGCTGGCAACCGCGCGTCCGAAGGCGCCATCACGCAGCTACGGTTTCGGCCCAAGGGTGCGATGAAGGCCGGCGGGGCTTTCTCGTTGTCCTTCCCCTACCTGCTCCGCTGA